The following are encoded together in the Lathyrus oleraceus cultivar Zhongwan6 chromosome 3, CAAS_Psat_ZW6_1.0, whole genome shotgun sequence genome:
- the LOC127132097 gene encoding ABC transporter G family member 9, which yields MEQKMRDIEAETTVQKEASKIFHKGNTPVTLKFHDVVYKAKATKKEQKIILSGVTGMVQPGEILAILGPSGSGKTTLLTALGGRLGGKLSGTITYNGKLFSNSMKKSIGFVTQEDILYAHLTVTETLVFTSLLRLPNSFTKQEKIEHAKSVLSLLGLTKCKDSIIGKPMLRGVSGGERKRVSIGQEMLINPSLLFLDEPTSGLDSTTAQKIVSNLWELAIGGRTVVMTIHQPSSRIYHMFHTVLLLSEGIPLYYGKGSEAMEYFSGVGYEPAIAMNPSDFLLDLANGVYSDQSNEDHALNKQKLVSAHKNCFDAKWKPIILDENPDNNDDESQSRIEDSGFGKWSTTWWQQFTVLLKRDLKERKHEPFSALRICKVIVIALITGLLWYRSNISQLQDQIGLLFFINSFWAVLPFYKAIFTFPQEATMLEKERSSGMYRLSSYFISRIIVDLPVELILLTIYLFIIYFMTGLKLNVLNFLYTLFTLLLDVLVSQGLGLAIGAIIMDTKSAITLGSIILLSFVLAVGFYVRHVPTFIAWIKYISINYYIYKLFLGSQYDINETYPCPNGKCLISEFPLIKQMGDLHLQGQLMALLPLLIMLIGYRIVAYIALMRIGVTKKISI from the exons ATGGAGCAAAAGATGCGAGACATTGAGGCTGAGACTACTGTGCAGAAGGAAGCATCTAAGATCTTCCACAAGGGAAATACTCCAGTAACTTTGAAG TTTCATGATGTTGTATACAAAGCAAAGGCCACAAAGAAAGAACAGAAAATAATACTGAGTGGAGTGACAGGCATGGTTCAACCAGGTGAGATTCTTGCCATTTTAGGTCCATCTGGAAGCGGCAAGACAACTCTGCTAACAGCATTAGGAGGAAGACTTGGAGGGAAACTTTCTGGAACCATAACTTACAATGGAAAACTcttttcaaattcaatgaaaAAGAGCATTGGATTTGTTACACAAGAGGATATTCTCTATGCTCACTTGACAGTTACAGAAACTTTAGTGTTTACTTCTCTTCTAAGATTACCTAATAGTTTCACAAAACAAGAGAAAATTGAGCATGCCAAATCCGTTCTTTCTCTACTCGGTTTAACAAAATGCAAAGATAGCATAATTGGAAAACCAATGTTGAGAGGTGTTTCTGGTGGGGAGAGAAAAAGGGTTAGTATTGGACAAGAGATGCTTATTAATCCAAGTTTGTTGTTTTTAGACGAACCTACTTCCGGGTTAGACtcaacaacagctcagaaaatTGTGTCAAATTTATGGGAGCTTGCGATCGGTGGAAGAACTGTTGTGATGACAATACATCAACCTTCAAGTAGGATATATCATATGTTTCATACTGTATTGCTTTTATCAGAAGGAATTCCTTTGTATTATGGAAAGGGTTCTGAAGCTATGGAATATTTCTCTGGCGTTGGATATGAACCCGCAATCGCTATGAACCCTTCTGACTTCCTTCTAGATCTTGCAAATG GAGTTTACAGTGATCAATCGAATGAGGATCATGCCTTAAATAAGCAGAAATTGGTTTCTGCTCACAAGAACTGCTTTGATGCCAAATGGAAACCGATAATACTTGATGAAAATCCCGACAACAACGACGATGAAAGCCAGAGTAGAATTGAAGACAGTGGCTTTGGGAAATGGTCTACCACTTGGTGGCAGCAATTCACTGTTCTCCTAAAAAGAGACCTAAAAGAGAGAAAACATGAACCATTCTCTGCCTTAAGAATCTGTAAGGTCATTGTGATTGCCCTTATAACAGGACTACTTTGGTATAGGTCTAATATCTCACAACTGCAGGATCAG ATTGGTCTTCTCTTTTTCATTAATAGCTTCTGGGCTGTGTTGCCATTCTACAAAGCAATTTTCACTTTCCCTCAAGAGGCAACTATGTTAGAGAAAGAAAGATCTTCTGGAATGTATAGGCTTTCATCATACTTCATATCACGGATCATAGTTGACCTTCCGGTGGAGCTTATCCTTCTAACCATATACCTTTTCATAATATATTTTATGACAGGGTTGAAACTTAATGTGCTCAATTTCTTATACACTTTGTTTACCCTCTTACTCGATGTTTTAGTTTCACAAGGACTAGGCCTTGCCATTGGTGCTATTATTATGGATACAAAATCCGCAATCACACTTGGGTCAATCATCTTGCTTAGTTTTGTGCTGGCTGTTGGATTCTATGTTCGACATGTTCCAACTTTTATAGCATGGATTAAGTACATTTCCATCAATTACTACATATACAAGCTGTTTTTAGGATCTCAGTATGACATTAATGAAACCTACCCGTGTCCTAATGGGAAGTGTTTGATTTCAGAGTTTCCGTTGATAAAGCAAATGGGAGATTTACATTTGCAAGGGCAGCTCATGGCTTTGTTGCCTCTACTCATAATGCTAATAGGTTATAGAATTGTGGCTTATATTGCTCTTATGAGGATTGGGGTCACAAAGAAGATTTCTATCTGA